A region of Saccopteryx leptura isolate mSacLep1 chromosome X, mSacLep1_pri_phased_curated, whole genome shotgun sequence DNA encodes the following proteins:
- the TSPAN6 gene encoding tetraspanin-6 has protein sequence MASPSRRLQTKPVITCFKSLLLIYTFIFWITGLILLAVGIWGRVSLENYFSLLNERATNVPFVLVGTGTIIILMGTFGCFATCRASAWMLKLYAMFLTLIFLVELVAAIVGFVFRHEIKNSFKNNYENALKEYNTTGDYRSDAIDKIQNTLHCCGVTNFRDWQDSNYYVEQGFPKSCCKLEDCSPQRDADKVNNEGCFIKVISTVESEMEVVAGICFGVACFQLVGIFLAYCLSRAITNNQYEIV, from the exons ATGGCGTCCCCATCTCGGAGACTACAGACTAAACCAGTCATTACTTGTTTCAAGAGCTTGCTCCTTATCTACACTTTCATCTTCTGG ATCACTGGCCTTATCCTTCTTGCTGTTGGCATTTGGGGCAGGGTGAGCCTggagaattatttttctcttttaaatgagAGAGCCACCAATGTTCCCTTTGTGCTCGTTGGCACAGGCACTATCATCATTCTTATGGGCACCTTTGGCTGCTTTGCTACTTGCCGGGCCTCAGCATGGATGCTCAAATTG TATGCAATGTTTCTAACTCTCATTTTTTTGGTTGAACTGGTTGCTGCCATTGTAGGATTTGTTTTCAGACACGAG ATTAAGAACAGCTTTAAGAATAATTATGAGAATGCCTTAAAGGAGTATAACACTACGGGAGATTATAGAAGTGATGCAATAGATAAGATTCAAAATACG TTGCACTGTTGCGGTGTCACCAACTTTAGAGATTGGCAGGATTCTAATTATTACGTAGAACAAGGATTTCCCAAAAGCTGTTGTAAACTTGAAGACTGTTCTCCTCAAAGAGATGCCGATAAAGTAAACAATGAA GGTTGTTTTATAAAGGTGATATCCACTGTGGAATCAGAAATGGAAGTTGTTGCTGGAATTTGCTTTGGAGTGGCTTGCTTTCAG CTCGTTGGTATCTTTCTTGCCTACTGCCTCTCTCGTGCTATAACAAATAACCAGTATGAGATAGTGTAA